The DNA sequence TGACTTGATTTAGGATTGGAAAAAAATATTGGCTCAAATTTTGGTCTTACAGTTGGTAAGTTGTCAGAAAAATATGTGTCACTATTGCAATATTTGCTTCTTAGCAATTATTTGACAACAGTTAGGAATCATTCCTGAtgtttggatttgatgtgaggCCAAGTATATAGTAGGAGACAGTTATCCCTGGCTCTGCTTCTCATGTAATGTCAGTCATGAATCTGTTCTTTGATCTAGGAGGATGTCTTCACAATTTCTACATGTCTGATTCAGTGCATTTGGGGTTGGTGAGCTCATTATGctgtttgatattttgtgaGTTACTGGGTCTACTGTGTTCTACAGTTTGTGTTCTGCTGTCGAGTTTCTTTGATTGATACCGCAACCATTTCTGGAAgactttttttttcatatagAAATGGGGAAGATTTTGCCTTTCGTTTACAGAGCTTTAGCCTCAAAATTTTAAGTTGGTAGTATAAAAAAATACAAGACTTGAACTGTTTTGACAATTGCAAATATACTTTCTGTATTTCCTCTGTATAATTCATTGTTCATTTTGGTCAATTTGTAAcagaatttatttatttgatttgaaatagtGTGATAGTATGGATAGCAGCTGTAAATTGGTTAAACAGTCACCTTTTTCTGGTGAAATTAATACCTATGCACAGCTGTTCAATTTTGGACAAAATCACAATTTAAACGCAAATGGCATCATCAGGGGTGTGTGTTATGGTTATTTATTGTTAGAAATGCTGAtggattttatttgttttttactatacatgtgtattttcttgTCCATGCAAACAAACAGGTTGATTTTTGTACTGTGCAATTTAAGGTTTTACACTTTGTATCCCATATGTTTGAGCGCTGTGTTTGTAGCTCTCTTGTTAACTCCTGTTGCAAAGTAATGTGACTTCCTACACAATATTTGCTATGATATATGTTTCCTTATTTTGTTGGTGAAGTTGTAATGAACTGTCTGATAGTCTATAGGTCTGAACTCTACTGTCTGATGGCCGACAGGTCTGATCTCTACTGTCTGATGACCTGTTGGTCTGAACTCCTCTGTCTGATGACCAGGTGGTCTGAACTGTACTGTCTGATGACCTGTTGGACTGAACTCTACTGTCTGATGACCAGTTGGTCTGAATTCCACTGTCTGATGACCATTTAGTCGGTAGACTAATGACTGGTGTCCAGTTGGTCGGTGCACTATCATCCCATTGCCATATGGCCGAAACCAAACTCTCATGGACAAGTATCATAGTGGCCTCAACAAATACCTAATAAAAAGGCTGTGATGGGGACGTGGGCATGGGGATTTGGACTCATCCCTGCCCTAACACACATCTGGCATGTTCTTGTCACCATGACATAGAACTATTTCACAAATTCCACCAAGCCTTTACAGAGAGGATCAATCATTCATGAACTGCTGACTGCTGTTTCCAAAGGTGCTCAAGCACCCTGAAAAAACAGCTTATTTCACACAAACCTATTATCAACACAGTGGCcaaattcatgttatttttctCAGATGGCTAAGTCTTCcaatttcatttttctcaagCAGCAGAGTACAAGTTGTTACAAGCAGCTCAGTACAGCATGCAGGAAGACAATCACTACACTGATTTCAAACTCTTGATTGACCCAAGACAGTCAgtgtttttatcactgcatcTGTTTAAAATGGGATATATTTGCTAAATATGTCTTTTGTCAGACAGccattatttatattttgaatgatttCAGAAGTTATGTTAATTATTCATCAACGGTTATTCCTAAAGAAATAGGTTCCAATGATCTTGCAGATATTTTTCATGcatttgattgattgttgcATGTTTTGGAGGATTTTCCTGTTAATAAATGGCATGTCTTGAAGCAGCCTTCAGATCACAGGCAACCTCACCTCTTTTGACATGACAGGATCCTCTAATCATGTGCTTGATTACTAGAAGCACCCTAATTAACATCCTTGGTTTGTTAGCACCATGTCCACTCTCCAAGGTATCTCAAGGGTCTCTAGGGTATCTCTGGGGTATCTCTAGGGTATCCCTGGTGTAGGTTATACCTGCAACCTGCATCACTTTGGACATTCCTTGGACCTGTGATGTAGCTGAAATACTTTATGGTTTGTGAGCACCATGTCCACTCTCCAAGGTATCGCACAGGTCTCTAGGGTATCTCTAAGGTATCCCTGGTGTGGCTTGTATCTGCAAGATGCATCACTTTGGACTTTACTTGGACctgtgatgtaactgaaatacttttcaaatcagcattaaacacaacacactgacaaGGTCAGGGAGCTGTTTATACTTTTTTTTCACTTGGCAATGGATACTTTGTAATGTAATCTGTTCATTTTTCAATAGTCACCTTTCAAACACTACCATTAAaaacatcattatttttcacagaaatgaatgaaatgaaagaaattgAATTTATTCAATATCTCTGTAGTAAAATGACTTATTACTTGTACAATTTCCAAATCgtaatacatgtatagtgcACCTGTGTCATACTCTTTTGTTGCTGATTGACTGATTTAGCACCCCGGAATGAGAGTCCTTGGATGTTGTCTGTCACATGGTCTGTCATTACATTCTTCATATTCATAGTTCATCACCAAATTCTTTTCCAGATCCTAAGCATTAATTGTTCATGAGAAATATCATCTTCAATGCCTTGTGGCTTTATAAGTGAAGTTGTTATGTTATCAACAGCATATGCTGAACCGTTAAGgatatactttcatttattacATGAGACCCTTAAGGACAGTGCTACACGCAGTCAGATATTATGCTAACATTATTCGCCTATTTTATTACATGTATGCTGAATGTTCTCCTTTCTGCTGAAACAGTGTGTTTGCTTTTTCTGTTCATTAGTATATTGCAGAGATGCAGCTTACAAGAGAATATATTGTAACACTCAGTGTAGTCAGATGTGTGATAGTGAACCAGAGCGCTTTCACAATATCTCATCCTCAGTTATCAAGGGGGAATTCAAGTAAGGATCCTTCCACCACCAAACTTCATTTAGAGTCCATTTTGAGGCACAAAAGAAAATCACACAATCTAGTTAGTTCTTCTCATGGTCTAAGACATCATGCAAGTACCTGGAATATCCACTGGTGTATTGTCTCATACATCTGAGAATTCCAACAGTAAAATGGGTTCATTCCCAAAGTATTTTAAGAGCTCACTCTTTGAAGTACACTATAGAACAcggtttatggataacaacttctttatattgTGAGTGGGACATTTCATtgcagattcttataccgttgtaAAGCAGGAATTGTTGCAACAGTATCCACAAAGCGTGTACTATAGTGTACTCCCCAACTTCtataatgccactcaaacaagtgaCTCTTGGAAGGCTTCTATTTTGATAGTGCAGTAGAAATTCTGCAATGATTTGACCTGAAGTTTTGTGGTGAATGGGTCAAGAGGCTTGTAATAGAGACTGGAAAATTGAGGATGACAATCTCTTTGCAATATTTCATGGTAAAGCTAgtttgtatatatattcagagatctCGTAAGAGCAAGACTTTATTCCAGAGGGCAGCCCAGCTGTTATAAACCAAGTCCATCAATAGAAGTATGTTACTTTTGTAGAGGACAGTTATTGTGCAGAATGGTCCTGGAACCGTGCTGTGTTCATAAACTCAAGTGCCTTATCTAACATGCATGATTTGGTACCACTGCCAGTCTCACTACGGTAAGATTTTGGTGCTCTCTGCAGCAGCATTGTGTAGCCATAGCGAGCACTAGCTTCTGATGTCATGAGATTAGTATCACCACTGACAGCTACAACATACTGTGTTTGCCATAGGAAACGTCCAGGGAAATAAGAGAGTTTATTTAGATGGTGATAGTTAAACCTTTATGTTATAAGATCAAGTGGTTGAAAATCAGACTTCGTCAGATTGTACGTGAAACTAAAACTTTTGATTTACTGAATAGTTACCAGGCAGTTGTGTAGCCCATCAGCGCTGCTGTTTTCAGGGAGAAAGTATATGATCCGCCACGGAAGTATTCAGTCTTAACAAGATTACTGACAAATTTGTCTTGAAATTGGTTGAGTGCTTACTGGAGCTGGAAGATTACTATGGGAAATACGGTAGATATAGTCTTGATCGCAACTATTATTCAGGGATTTGGTATATGTCCATAGGGTAAGTGTTAGACAACGTTCATGCATGATCCTGCAATTCCAAACACTTAAAGGGAGAAGGAATATGGtgcaattatttttttcagttgtgtaaaataaattttgttttaCTGACAAATATTAATTAAATTTTACAGTATTAAGACAAAAGTGTAGAAACTTTTCTATCACGAAATTCATCAAgaaattaattaatttaatGTATCTGTGCTTGTTTTGAAGTTGTTGATTGAAGAAAAAAAACTGGAACTGTtcaaagtgatatttttcagTCCTTAAAGGGGATGTTTCTGATGTTCCATAGATCATTTTGATAACCTGTCTGTAATCATTAAATTCTTAATTCTCCATATTCAGAAGAAACTATAATCCTACTTTTCAACAAACTGTAGATGTCCTTCATGCCTCAACACAGAGTtggttgtgttttgtgaaataaaagaTTTGCTGAGGAGGCACAAGGATTTCCACTTAAGACATAAATGAGATAAATATAAGGTGTTCCTTAGGGGTTAGTTTTTGTAAACTCAAGGAATGGTTACTTATTACAGAGACGGATGGGTTAGGTGCTGTTCTGATGCACCAAGTTATGCAGCAAGAGTCCTACAGTTATTTTCACGACTTCTGAAATATTACTTTTTTGAACCAGCCCCTGAGTCTCATGTTTTTTCCCCTCCAGTATATTGCCAGTCCCTAAAGTTTCCATTTCTTGTTTTTATGGTAACCGGTAATTAagatgtgtgagtgaatgtctGTTTGAGGTATTTATTATGATTTgaatttattaaatatattacatgagtgtgtgtgcatgtgtgtgtgctctTGGAAATATTGAACATTGGAGCAAATGTTTCAACCCTTTATCTGACTGTTCACACtgactgaatgttttgtttatttttgaaCATGTGAGTTTTCTCAGATTTCAGATACTATTTGTGTTTTGAGCTCATGGTTGTTGAACACAAGAAGTATATGTTAAGTAAAAAGTATATCTGTTGGAaccattattttcaaatatagctatactttaaataaacaataaCTGCTGTTGAATTTAACAGAACAtactgttttgttattttttattatgtttgtacataaaaatgaatgaaataggTGTTATGACATCAGGAAGAGTCAGCTGAACATTTTCTCGTATTGGTTGATGGCATATCAGGTACAGCCCATAGTCAGTTATCACTTTGACCGAATTTTAGCTTTGGCTGCTTTCAGCTTCACATATCGTACTCATATGGAAAACCAGTTCTTTGGCGTGATTATCTTTTTGTGAAGTATGAATCGGGGGTTGAAACCCATGAACAGAGTATTATCCTTGGTTAcctaagggatgcaactctgcaagTTGCAGTACTTCAGACAACATGGTCAACTGTCTTGCAATGAATCCAGAACACCATCTTGTGTGGTCATAATGGCTTTTAATAAGAGTGGGATGTTGATCTGTTGATCTGTCTATTCTATGTGATGTCATAGTCAAGGTTGGATCAGACAGCACAGTTATTGATGTCTTTAGAGTTACGGTCAGCCAAGCAGATAAgattgcttcatgaaaggaggcACAGATCTTACCCAGATCTTCTTGAGGTGATGACCGACACAGCTGTCTCTGTGACCTCATCAGGAATTCACCAAGTATCTGTCCTATGATCCTTGATTACATTTACAACCATCTGATTCACAACAACCCACATTCAACACAAGAAACATGAATTCACAGACCTAGTACCTCACAATTAAACTGACTCACTAAGCACCTACCTCTACAGCCAGGATGGCACtggggtagccttatggttaaagcgttggctcataatgccgaagacctgggtttgattccccacatttatacaatgtgtgaagccaatttctggtgtcacctacgCACCCACTACACCCACAAAATACCAGAGACAGTGTTACATAACAATATTAAAACTAATGAGACAGGAGGTTGTGATGCAGTTTATGGTGCTATTCTTCCTCAGCTGACTGTCTCAGGTTGTCCAGTCCCATCACCACGTCAATCATGAACAACACAGCTCACGTTTTCACCCTGCCTAAATATAACAAACACGGTCACCTGTCAGTACTATACTTTGTGTTTGTGAGGTGCCTATGTTTGCTGTGTTATGTCATTCAGAATACACtataattataaacacactCAGTTAACACAATAAGCagatccagctatatggtagcagtctgtaaataattaggtctggaccagacaatccagtgaccaacagcatgagaattgacctatgcagttgggatatgtGTAAAACCAATCAATCAGATTGACCACTCAGTactgttagttgcttcttatgacaaTCCTGGTTTCacttaagaccaattctaacaacTAAAGGACCATAAAAATTTAATTTTCTTGTGTTCAAGAGGTTTGGATGACCCTCCCTATATCCTTGTCCACTTCTTTCATCACCCTCTCTGAAAAGTCCAAAAGCAAACATTTTTATGTCTATTTTTTAATCACTTGCCtagaaaatgtatacatttctcaTATCTCTCCACTTGGGGTTGACATACTTTTCAGTGACCATGATTCTCTCTGAAACACCATTGTATATATGTTCATCCTGCCTTAGGTAACATTTAGCTACATGCAATAGATTGGAGTAAGTGAAAGTTAGTTGGGATACGTACAAAATATGAAACCCAATTCCTGGTACTGAGAATTGGTTGATCCTTTGTCCCTTAAAACTGATTACCAACAACATTAATGCAGTATACACAAAGTTAACAATAATCAAAGGAATACATCttaaggttggttggttggctggttggttttgTTGGTTCCACACTGTCCGactaaggggattgggtggacaggctcgctgacttggttgacacatgtcatcagttctcatttgtgcagatcgatgctcatgttgttgatcactggattgtctcctccagactcgattatttacagaccaccaccatatggctggaatattgctgagtgctgcgtaaaactaaactcactcactccacactGTCATGAAAAAATTGAAACAGAATGAGAATCTAAGATTCGAACACATGTATATCTAATTTATACCTTGAATTTCCGTCTCGAAGTAAGCTTGCCAAGAGTTACGTCCCATTATTAATGCACCAGcgtatttatttacaaaatcaattaGGTTTATCCCAACTAAGAAAGAAGGAATTGGCACAATTTGCGTCGTGAATTGTCCAATTTTCATAATACTTGTTGTCTTTGTCACATGGTtcgaaacaaacaaaccccaaCACGGAAGTGGCATCACAAAGTGATGTCACTTCCGGTATAGCCAAAACATGAAACTCGGCAGAAGCTGTGTCATCGGTGTTGGAATTGATACTGTGTAAATTATTGATGACAGAGGGAGTTGGTTCATCTTGAAAATGTCGTACCAGTCTACGCTCGATCCTGATGAACAGtttgattatttgtttaaaatagtGTTAATTGGAGATGCAGGTGTTGGAAAAACCTGCGTTGTGCAGAGATTCAAATCGGGAACTTACACTGAAAAACACGGTAGTACCATCGGAGTGGACTTTACAATGAAAACTTTGAACATTGACGGCAAACTTGTGAAGGTTAGACCAACTTGATGATTGTTTGTGTTATACGTTTTTGATGTATCTCATACATATGGACGATTTTCTTGACAGGATATTCGCGTCAGCTGGCAACAtaacatttgtttatatttgatgAATCACCACATGCTAATTTTAGACTCAATCACAACCGAAGAACCGATTTCGGTTTTTCCCATATGTCTGAACTAGGTGCCATGCTTAGGAAGTACAaggttttgattttgaattaatcTCCTTAATGAACGCATGGGCTTATCATTTGTAAATTGATATTTATGATGTGAACATGGCCAATATGTTTGGAAATGTTTGGCCTATTTGCTTGTGAAAGTTGTCATGTAGGTGATTACAAATAGAGCACAATTGCAAACTTGTGTTAATATGTAGTTTATGATGGCATTCATGAAGGGAACAGTACACATGCTGTTAGGATGTTTATAAATCATACATGAAGTATTTTTACAAGTTTGACATCAGAGCTTAATGTGAGTTTATGCCTGATTAATTTCTCAAACCCAAACAACAGACCTCTGAACAGTGAAACTGACAATACAAGGGTATCACAGACTAAAATTGCATCAATCATGTGTTTCTTCATCACTGAACTGAAGAGAAAGCTACATTTTTGTGTATATATGATATGGATGACCCAGCTTAACCATGTTAATCAGATTAGATCCCAGTGTTAAAGGGTATTGCTATAGTTAACAAACCTTGCTGTACTGTCTCTAAGTTAACACAATAAAGAATCATTTTCATTGCATCAATGCATGTATTGGTGTCCTTCAGCTCACTTATCAATGTTTATGGATGTTTTTTGAGTAAGGTGTAACATGTTATAGCTGCTGTTGAATACTGATGTATTGGTGTGAATTTTTTCACTTCATTATGTCAATGTTTTATCATTGGacaagtgtgtttgtgtgttggtgaaaAAGAgaacacacacgtgtgtgtatatttcgtagtttcacattaattttcgACCCACTGTATGCAGTAAAGCCACCGTGAAAATAACCACTGGCCAAGTTCCTGCTTCACTGTATGTTTACCgatggtgtaaatacactcTCAATAATGTTATAATTAAAAGGATTGTGTGAATATATTGATGTTGGTTAACACATCAGTTTACACTCGGTGAATACACTATGTCTTTTAGGAAAGTGGTCAaacataacatgttatattttgcaTCATACTTTCTCagcaaagtacagattcttgtacttttgttgggtaCTGGGATTCCAAGTATGTTGCACAAGAACCTTTACTGTACTGAGTGCGTGTATTCCCAAACGTaatgtgttgcatgtgaccactttctacatgttgtaaatgtgtattcatagctttcATTCATGGGATCTGTTCAAATTTCAACTTGTCAGAGGGGTACCACACAAAGTCTgcaactaccagttgtctgtcTTCCATTATTACAGAGGCCACAGTAACTGAGTAGGTGTGATATTGCGTGGTGGTCATTTTgtgcctgactttgagggtgTTGGTTCTTTGTCCTTTGCGTACCTTATAGTTTTCACTCAGATTGAgcgcatatatatttttttcgttTTACTTTTGTCAGAGGAGTCAGTAAAAACAATAACGTTTTTTGTAGCCTGTTATGGCATAATAATGTCCCCGTTATCCTTCGCTGCATCGTACCAAATAATATTAAACTGTGGTACTTGTCTCTGAGTCAGTAttatgtgtctgagtggggtatccACTATAAAACCAATTTAAATCTGGACTcatacaagcagccacacatacacatgcatgcacattgtcatatgagcaaaatattATTAAGTACAATCTTAAACCCACTTTCACCTCAACTCTAGTCTTCATTGTACTTTCAGCTGCAGATTTGGGACACTGCAGGCCAAGAACGGTTCCGAACCATCACCCAGAGCTACTACAGAAGTGCTAATGGCGTTATCATAGCCTATGATATCACAAAACGGTCTACCTTCGACAACATTCCTCGCTGGCTTGAAGACGTAAAGAGATACGCGGGAACATCGATTGTGCAGTTGATGATAGGTAAATATCACATCGTGGATGAAGCTGTCACTAACTGAGGGATCATTTCCTTGACTGTCAGCGTGACGTATAGGGTAGAGCCAGGATAAGTCAACATTTACCTGTTTACTACCAGGTACCCAGTAAGGGTTTTAAACCCAGTGCATGTCTCAACAATTGAACGCATAATGTCTAGTTTGGAATAGTTCTACCTAAGCTTTGACGAAAGCTGTTTGGCTACACATATAAAACATGCAGTATGTGTCAAAATTGTTTTAGTTCTGCTAGTCTTAAGTATTTTGGCATTATTTTCTGTATATCTAACATGTCTAAGTCatagtatgtgcatgtgtgtgatgtCATCATTTCCTTGCTTGTAAACATGATGTATAGAATAAAGCTGGGACAAGCGATATTTACAAGTTACTACTGGATACCCAGGTAGCATTGCAGCATAGCCATGGTAGCTGTTTGTCTCGGAAGTTGGGTACAAATGTGTAGTTTTGCCAGAGCTTGTAGTTTTCCCAGAGCTTTGGCTTTCAGAAACAGTTATAAAACACTTATTAAATATCTGATTATGCATACACTAACAGTCTTCTTGTAGTATAAAGaggtcatttttttttttgttatcccCAACAATGCGTCTTGTGGAGGGTATTAAAATGGATGGCACCCATGCATTTGTGTCTTTTCCCTGGCataactttcaaaccattcaatatttcttcactaaacttggcacatagatagatctgttggtgaactggtgcctttgGTATTTTTGGATATCTGACATAAATATGTTTGGCATTTCTATGGCAACAAATTTGACAGACTGAAAATTGTGTTAGTACTCTTtttggagcagaactctaaaactgaTCAATGTTTCTTTACCAaatttggcacatagataggtctgatGGTGAACTgctgccttttggtagtttgagatttctgaattaaattttttttgtgtgtttgtttccatggcaataaTCTTGGCCTCATCTGAATTTGATGGCAGTGCTCCTTTTTGAACTTTGGAGCATAACTCTACCTTTCAATACTTTCCCCTTTGCTACAGACATGCcataacatttgacataatcagaACTCATAGacatgaagaatattttgccaATGGGAGGTGTATTAATGACATTTTCCTCTTGTTGTCATTGAACACCATGTCACCAGTCCAAATAGTCTGTTGAGCAGATCAGTTCTACTCCAGATGTGCCCCACCTGTGTAATCTGTCTCAGCCCTAACA is a window from the Haliotis asinina isolate JCU_RB_2024 chromosome 9, JCU_Hal_asi_v2, whole genome shotgun sequence genome containing:
- the LOC137295576 gene encoding ras-related protein Rab-43-like, with product MSYQSTLDPDEQFDYLFKIVLIGDAGVGKTCVVQRFKSGTYTEKHGSTIGVDFTMKTLNIDGKLVKLQIWDTAGQERFRTITQSYYRSANGVIIAYDITKRSTFDNIPRWLEDVKRYAGTSIVQLMIGNKKDLESLREVSCEEAKNYAHSCGMLDSLETSAKENTNIDEAFMQMAKELKRRYGGELGLEGSGERISLNSSQVGMGWPCCGKS